The genomic DNA CCAGGATTAAGCACAATGGTAATGGTCAAATAAGCCAGCATCAAAGACATGTAGGAGTGTTTTTGTTATACAGAAATGTTATGTTCTGTAAATAAATTAACCATTGTACTGAagttaaatatgaaattattaaattacaaaatgaaacaaattatACTAGGACAAATGCATCAGCTAAGTTATTGCTTTATTGTGTCAGGTTCACAAATTGGCCTTTGAGCTGGCTTGTTTTTATGGATCGCCTTCTCCCTCCAAATGGCTAGAAAATGGCAAGGCAAGCGAAAGTTGGTTCGACAATTTCATGGGAAGGAATCCAAAACTCTCTATTAGCTTCAGGCTATAAGCTTATCAAGGGCTACAGATTTCAATCCAACAAATGTGGAGTGCCTCTTTAATAAGTTGGCCACAGTCTCTTTCTAGGCATGGGTTTGAGGGAAAAGTTATATGGAACATGGATGAAACAGAAAGTCCAAGATCTTGGATGAATTGTTGCTACAAAGGGTGAGAGAAGGGTCGGGGATGTGACACCAGCAGAGACGGGGGCACTTGTTACCATGGTAACgttacccccctccccccccctccccattttGTCTTTCCCAGGAAGAAGTACCTGCTTTATTTTATCAGAGGCAATTCGGTGTGATGTGATACGATGtaatctgatacagttcttagCATTTGTTTGACGTAgacattcatttctctccttcttataaaatccaaatgtcttccaaactttagattttagatttgatggtgcagTGTAAACCGTGTTTGCATTATCAgacattttgttcttgtttttacttCGCAAGCAATGCTAACGTTACTCtcgtaaaaggtaaaaggtcaatACAAAACACTGTGCAGCCAATTCAGAGCTGTCATTGTGCTGGacaggtaagaaaatctgagtatcgtcagcataacaatggaagttaatgttgtaactatgaataatgtcacccaaagggagcatgtaaatagagaacaggagagggccaaggaccaacccctgaggaacaccatattTAAGCTCATggtactcagaggtcacattattatagcgAACACACTGATTTCTccctgagagataagatttgaaccaagagagcaccaggccacgaacgccaatttgattttccaggcgctttaacaatattgTGTGATCtgctgtgtcaaatgctgcaatCAGATCAAGTAGAATAAGAACACAGGTAGCGCCAGtgtccatggctaataaaagatcattagtcactctagtaagggcggtttcagtagagtgaaaccacctgaagcctgactgaaacatttcaaacagactgttagaggacataagGACTATAAGCTAAGCAGCTACAactttttcaattatttttgaaagaaacaggagattagagatcagtctataattatttaaggcttcagggtcaagcaAGTAAGTAAGGACCTGCTCATGGtcgttttaaaagcagagggtaaaacaccagatttaagtgacatatttcaAAGGTTAAGCATGGTTGGGCCAAGgactgagaaaagctctatgtaaagtttagcaggtagggggtCAAGccggcaagaggctggtttagcagattGCACCAGTTTGGACAGTGCGTCTAGAGAGATAAGATTAAACTCAGTTAAAGGGTGTTCACCCTGATTAATCTCTGGCTCAGTGAtggagagcgtgcaggcagtctgatttgataaactaatttgaatatcacaatgaattaagtctattttttgcaagaaaaattcaacatgATTGTTGTCAAATACTAGTAGCAGAGGTCCATGAGtaataaatgaatgttaaagtttAAAATTGTTAAAGTaattttggtgtctctgtgtgtgtgtggaactgCTTTAAACTCTTCACCCTTAGTCTCCATCGTGGAAGACAAACTGAGAAAAGTGATGATCTGGAAAAGTGTTAAACTTTAGATCTTTTTGTCTGTAGAGCAGGGGTCATCCAATCCagctgcagacaaacacacctgatGCAACAACTGGAATTTTGAGAAACTGTGGTTTTAGATTACACCTGGAGTAGGTTTCTCGTGCTCTCTCAAGGCAGAACggtttgaaaatgtgaaactAATGTGTGGCATGAGCTTCTCATGCACTGATGAACTCTcatcagagatggagagagatatgTCATATATTCTCCACTCAGGGAAAATATTCGCCCTTTGATTACCTCGGGAGATAAACATCTGAGCTCTGTCACCATTTGTTGCCTAGAAACAATGACTAACTGCAGCTGAAAAATTCCACTTATTCAAGTAAGTATTTAAGAGGAACTGTGTACACCTGCATTTCCTTGTGCAACTTAGCACTCAAAACAATATGCAGTTTAGCACCCAGAACAATATGCAACTTAGCACCCAGAAAAATATGCAACTTAGCACCCAGAACAATACgcagttttaaaaaagagacagcTGACGGCTCTACTGAGAACTGGGGACTGAAGACAAAGTGTGTTGATTAGAAGTTCAGAGGACATTGGTTTTCAGATCGAAGAATGAATGCAGAGATCTTATCAATCCTGCAAACAGGTTTTTCTCAGACAGAGGAGTCCTGTTTAACCTGAAATGTTTGTATAAGAGAGTACGCCTCACATGATTTCCTCACTGAAGATTTTCTGAAAACAGGACTGATAGTTAAGaatatttgaacatttgaacagtcagaatgagagaaaatgttggCTCCTTCCTCCCTTGATTCCCTCTCATATTACATCATTAATACTTTGCATGCTTCCAGATCTTAGACAAAATTAAACTTTAGATACATTTCAAAGTTTCTTTTATTACCACATGGATAAGCTGGTGGAATTAATATCAGTATAGATGGAACAGCTGTAACAatacaccacatacaacagTGCAAACATAATGACATCACATAAGTGCATAACATAAAGACATAAGTGCAAAATGAtaaaacatacagtacacaACTCCACATAGCATACAATTATACCTGACTTTTGTGTATTTATCATCTGTATGGCTTTGGGGAAGAAGCTCCGGTTAAGGCGTTCTGTCTGCCCCTTAGTGACCCATACCCTCTGCCCTGCCTCTTAGTGACCTATACCCTCTGCCCTGCCTCTTAGTGACCTATACCCTCTGTCCTGCCTCCTAGTGACCTATACCCTCTGTCCTGCCTCCTAATGCACTATACCCTCTGTCCTGCCTCTTAGTGACCTATACCCTCTGTCCTGCCTCTTACTGACCTATACCCTCTGTCCTGCCTCCTAATGCACTATACCCTCGGTCCACCCATGTTCCCTGTGACACCCCCCACGCTAGTGGTGAGGGGGTGGGACGTGATGTTGAGTCTGACAACTTGGATCCTGTCCTTGAAAAAATCCAGGATCCAGAGGCGCAGTGAGGTGTTAATGTTCATGTCCCGGAGTTTCCTGAACAGTTTGAAAGGGTTGATAGTATTACAAGCAGAACAGTTTGAGAGGGTTGATAGTATTAAAAGAAGAACTGAAATCGATGAACAGAACTCTTGCATAGGTATGTTTGGACTCCAGATGTTGGAGGGTGAAGTGCAGTGACTGCATCATCTGTGGACCAGTTTGGACAATATGCAAACTGTACTGGGTCCATCGGGGGGATGTGACTGATTTAATGTGTGCCAGAACTATGCGCTCAAATGCCCTCATAGTCACTGATGTCAGGACCACAGGTCTGTAGTCATTGAGGCCagatatttttactgttttgggAATGGGGATGATGGTGGAGTTTTTGAAGGGAGCTGGGACCTTCTGTTGGCTGAGTGAGGAGTTATAGATGTCCGTGAAGACTGGGGCCAGAGGCTTAgtaaggctggggttagatggtctgggcaggggcttagtaaggctggggttagatggtctgggcaggggctcagggcaggggcttagtaaggctggggttagatggtcaGGGCTGGGGCTTagtgaggctggggttagatggtctgggcaggggcttagtaaggctggggttagatggtctgggcaggggcttagtgaggctggggttagatggtctgggcaggggcttagtgaggctggggttagatggtctgggcaggggcttagtgaggctggggttagatggtctgggcaggggcttagtgaggctggggttagatggtctgggcaggggcttagtaaggctggggttagatggtctgggcaggggcttagtaaGGCTGGGCAGGGGCTCAGGGCAGGGGCTTAgtaaggctggggttagatggtctgggcaggggcttagtgaggctggggttagatggtctgggcaggggcttagtaaggctggggttagatggtctgggcaggggcttagtgaggctggggttagatggtttgggcaggggcttagtaaggctggggttagatggtctgggcaggggcttagtaaggctggggttagatggtctgggcagtGGCTTAGTGAGactggggttagatggtctgggcaggggcttagtgaggctggggttagatggtcggggcaggggcttagtaaggctggggttagatggtctgggcaggggcttagtgagactggggttagatggtctgggcaggggcttagtgaggctggggttagatggtctgggcaggggcttagtgaggctggggttagatggtctgggcaggggcttagtgaggctggggttagatggtctgggcaggggcttagtaaggctggggttagatggttgggcaggggcttagtaaGGCTGGGCAGGGGCTCAgggcaggggcttagtgaggctggggttagatggtctgggcaggggcttagtgaggctggggttagatggtctgggcaggaGCTTAGTAAGGCTGGGCAGGGGCTCAgggcaggggcttagtgaggctggcgttagatggtctgggcaggggcttagtgaggctggggttagatggtctgggcaggggcttagtgaggctggggttagatggtcggggcaggggcttagtaaggctggggttagatggtctgggcaggggcttagtgaggctggggttagatggtctgggcaggggcttagtaaggctggggttagatggtctgggcaggggcttagtgaggctggggttagatggtctgggtTGGGGCTTAGTGAGtctggggttagatggtctgggcaggggcttagtaaggctggggttagatggtctgggcaggggcttagtgaggctggggttagatggtctgggcaggggcttagtgaggctggggttagatggtctgggcaggggcttagtgaggctggggttagatggtctgggcaggggcttagtaaggctggggttagatggtctgggcaggggcttagtgaggctggggttagatggtctgggcgggggcttagtgaggctggggttagatggtctgggcaggggcttagtaaggctggggttagatggtctgggcaggggcttagtgaggctggggttagatggtttgggcaggggcttagtgaggctggggttagatggtcaGGGCTGGGGCTTagtgaggctggggttagatggtctgggcaggggcttagtaaGGCTGGGCAGGGGCTCAGGGCAGGGGCTTAgtaaggctggggttagatggtctgggcgggggcttagtgaggctggggatagatggtctgggcaggggcttagtgaggctggggttagatggtcaGGGCTGGGGCTTagtgaggctggggttagatggtctgggcaggggcttagtaaGGCTGGGCAGGGGCTCAGGGCAGGGGCTTAgtaaggctggggttagatggtctgggcgGGGGCCTagtgaggctggggttagatggtcggggcaggggcttagtaatgctggggttagatggtttgggcaggggcttagtaaggctggggttagatggtctgggcaggggcttagtaaggctggggttagatggtctgggcaggggcttagtgagactggggttagatggtctgggcaggggcttagtgaggctggggttagatggtctgggcaggggcttagtaaggctggggttagatggtctgggttggggcttagtgaggctggggttagatggtctgggcaggggcttagtgaggctggggttagatggtctgggcaggggcttagtaaggctggggttagatggtctgggcaggggcttagtgagtctggggttagatggtctgggcaggggcttagtgaggctggggttagatggtctgggcaggaGCTTAGTAAGGCTGGGCAGGGGCTCAgggcaggggcttagtgaggctggcgttagatggtctgggcaggggcttagtgaggctggggttagatggtctgggcaggggcttagtgaggctggggttagatggtctgggcctgctgctttgtttttgttcagctTACGGAACACCCTTCTCACtgtatttgtttcagttgtGAATGGCGGTGGTAGATGGGAGGTTGGGAATGGCCATGTGTTTGTAGTAGGCTTCTCAAACTGGGCAAAAAAAAGCCTCCAACCTGTCTGGTAGCATGGGGTCTGCATCTGTGGGGGTAGGTGACTTTTTATGTAACTGGTGAGTTCTTGAAGACTTTTCCATATTGCCAGTTTTTTGGCATAAGATGTTTTTGCTTTCCTTATCGCAGATCAGAAAGGAAACCTGAGTGGGCAAATAACACTTTCATTATTGTTTCATttacttaataaaaaaaaagttacataaCACCCACATCCCCAATGTGTAGACGTAAATGCCCCTTACACTCAATCACTGGTTGCACAACCTTTAGCCTCAATGTCTGTAAACAAACTCTTCCTATCATTCAATATCAGTCTTAAAAGTCACTGTGCGGGAAGTTCAGCCCAGTCTTCCTTACAGAGCTGCTTTCATCCAGAAACACTGCTTTGGTTTCAAACATGAGCTGCTGGTTTCACAGTATCTCTGTTGGTTTTAAGACTTTGGACTTTCACTGAGCCATCCCAACATGTTAATTTTACATTGATACATCAgtcagatgtgttttgtgttttagattGTTGTCTTGCCGCATGAACCCACCATGCTGCAGATGACCGGACGTTTTCCAGCAGACTTCTCTGATCCGGAGCAGAATTCATCATTCCTTCAGTTATGGCAAGTCATCCAGGTCCGGAGGCATCTCGGCGTCTCCTCACATCACATGACCACTTTCCTGCCAGTTAACAGTGTTCCTTAAgcaaatgaaatcagtttttaaaaattgttatTTGTTCACTCAAGTTCCCTTTATCTAATATTAGATTTGTGGTTGAAGACCTGAAAACATCTGCTGTCAGAAACGTACAGCAATAGAGTAGAAATCAGGGAGGGGCCAAaccctgtgtgtggtgtcctcCCTCGGCCACGCCTTTACTGTCACAGGCCTGGCCGTGTGAGAGCACAGCATTCTCACTCTTCACAGGGTTGCACTCTTGAACTGGGGGTTGAACTGACATGAGTGTTGatactatctgtgtgtgtgtgtgtgtgtgtgtgtgtgttttgtatatttctATTTAAGCTGCACTGGTCCAAGTAACTGTGGGTGTCTTCATGATATTAGAGTATGAAATATGATGATATGGTGAAATATGATGACTGCCTCCTAAACACCTGGTTAACGTTACATTACTACCAACACCCTCATTGGAGTCAGCTGCACTGAGCATGTGAGTAGCTGGATGTGAAACTACCTCTAGACTATCCAAACCATGCCACGTCTCATTAAAGACTTCTTCTCACACTGTGAGGCAGGTAGGAATTCAGGATCTGAGAGTAAAGGCTCTGTTAAGTGGAAGAAAATGATAGaagatctgaaaaaaaatgttaagctGTCACTCAAAATCTTTGCCAGCTTTAAGCCCTTTCTGTATACAGCACCCACCTGATTAGCCCTGTGCATTAACGAACTCCCCCAACTCACTGTGTTTCCACCACAACACACTCCCTCTTCTCCCACAGtcctcctcaaacacacctcctctccaGCCCTCCTCTGTCCTGTGGAGTTCCCAGAGTGTCCTGAGGGGGTTGGCATTTGTGTTCACCCCAAATCTGCACTGCTTCACACTGTCACCCGAACCTTTCACCCCAAACCTGCACTGCCTAACACCGTCACTCCGACCTTTCACCCCAAACCtgcactgcctcacactgtcaCCCCGACCTTTCACCCAAGACCTGCACTACCTCACACTGTCACTCCAACCTTTCACCCCAAACCTGCACTGCCTCACATCGTCACTCCGATCTTTCACCCCAAACCTGCACTGCCTAGCACCGTCACTCGAACCTTTCACCCCAAACCTGCACTGCCTCACACCGTCACTCCGACCTTTCACCCCAAACCTGCACTGCCTCACACCGTCACTCCGACCTTTCACCCAAGACCtgcactgcctcacactgtcaCTCCAACCTTTCACCCCAAACCTGCATTGCCTCACATCGTCACTCCGACCTCTCACCCCAAACTtgcactgcctcacactgtcaCCCTGACCTTTCACCCCAAACTTGCAATGCCTCACACTGTTACCCTGAACTTTCACCCCAAACCTGCACTGCCTGACACCGTCACCCTGACCTTTCACCCCAAACCtgcactgcctcacactgtcaCTCCGACCTTTAACCCAAGACCtgcactgcctcacactgtcaCCCCGACCTTTCACCCCAAACCTGCACTGCCTCACACCGTCACCCTGACCTTTCACCCCAAACTTGCACTGCCTCACACCGTCACCCTGACCTTTCACCCCAAACCTGCACTGCCTCACACCATCACCCCGACCTTTCACCCCAGACTtgcactgcctcacactgtcaCCCTGACCTTTCATCCCAGACCTGCACTGCCTCACACCGTCACATCGACCTCTCACCCCAAACCTGCACTGCCTCACACCATCACCCTGACCTTTCACCCCAGACCtgcactgcctcacactgtcaCCTTGACCTTTCACCCCAGACCtgcactgcctcacactgtcaCTCCGACCTTTCACGCATCACAAGTAATAACCTCTAGTTCAGTCAATGACTGCTAGTTCAATTATTTAGAACTACTGCACTCTACAGAATGTGAATGATATAAGTATAAATAAAGTCATAGTTCCAAATAAAGGTCAGTGTTTTATCTATTCTTTGTATTATCACTCCATCTAATCTTTGTAGAACATTCAGAGGGTGTTGTCTGCAGCCTGtagtaaaataaacagtgaacaCACCGTGTAACAGACATCTTGCTACTCTCATGTGAACGCTCTGTCTGTACAGAACACTTTGTCTGTACAGAATGTTCCTTCTACAGGAATTTTCTGAGGGCCACACTCAACGCTAAAAGACTCTGACGCGGTCAGTCCATCAGTGACTCTGGCACTGGCCTGATGTTAGATATGATAGTGAACACACAGTGCCATGACAGAGTATTTTAAAAAGCATGAAAAGGTATTTTTCATAGCGCTATGTGTCCACTGATTCCTGATCTCCTCTATTATTGTACATTTTTGACACTAAATCTTTTCTTGTCCACAAAGAAAAATCTAATATTAGATGAAGGGAATCTGGGTGAgcaaataacacattttattaatttatattttagaTCTAATGAACAGAGTTATCCAAGAGCAGTTGGCCCTGTGTTAAACAGTAATGTCCGCAGAGTTAATCAGGCCAGTGAAAGGCAGACGACTGAACACAGCTGGCCTGTAAATGTGTCCTATTTTTCACCCTCGCTGGCAGAGTGAAACTGTCAGCACAAAGATTCGACAGGCACATCATGCCACTGTCAGAGGAGTTTCCAGAAGAAGACaaagttgtttgtgtctgtcagcCAGGAGAGGGCAGCAAAGACATGTCTGCGGCCGCCGGCCCTGACTCAGCCACAGCCAGTGTCTTAATCCCCAAATGGAGAACATGTGGAACTGTCCGGAATCTTCCCAGGTTAACATACCTGACGGTCAGTGTATGACTGTCTTTAACAGACCTGACGGTCAgtgtatattattattatcattatcattattattattattacatagaTTATGTACTACaattacagtttacaatttggcattttgcAGATACTTTTAAACACAAGTGACATACAGTTAGTGCATCAGGTTTGACTACCTCATAAAGAAAAGACTGTAGTaagaatgcaaattaattatttcCAGTATGAAACTCCTGTACATCCTgcaataataaaacacaaaactgtaaacaaGGTTAGTACATTGGAATTTTTTAACATATTATACCCTGAAATATAACCATAAAAGAGCAGTTAtacattgggggacaggtggattctgaaaaggtgggttttcagtctcctgcggaagatggtgagtgATTCCACAGTTCTGATTGGGTGgggaaggtcattccaccaccgcggaaCAGGGCAGGAAAAAGACATCGCCGAGTGGAACTGCCCGgctcccgaagtgaggggaccgccaGCTGCCCAGAGGAGGTCGAGCGGAGAGATCTGGTTTGGAGTGTAAGGAGTGATCACAGACTAAAGGtaggatggggcagagcctcttgtggcctggtaagaCAGCACTAGTGTCTtaaactggatgcgggctgcttcTGGAAGCCAGTGAAGTGCAGTGCGTaacggagtgacatgagagtgttttgagaggttgaataccaggtgtgcagcagcattctgaaccagctgaagCAGCCAGATAGCACAGGCTGGTACGCCAGCCGGTAAGGCGTTGCATTGGTCATGGATATAGAATATATAGAGCACAGTATATGGAATATATACTATAGACGTAGAAGTGGAAGAGAACAAATGagacaa from Chanos chanos chromosome 8, fChaCha1.1, whole genome shotgun sequence includes the following:
- the LOC115819774 gene encoding extensin-like gives rise to the protein MPRLIKDFFSHCEAVLLKHTSSPALLCPVEFPECPEGVGICVHPKSALLHTVTRTFHPKPALPNTVTPTFHPKPALPHTVTPTFHPRPALPHTVTPTFHPKPALPHIVTPIFHPKPALPSTVTRTFHPKPALPHTVTPTFHPKPALPHTVTPTFHPRPALPHTVTPTFHPKPALPHIVTPTSHPKLALPHTVTLTFHPKLAMPHTVTLNFHPKPALPDTVTLTFHPKPALPHTVTPTFNPRPALPHTVTPTFHPKPALPHTVTLTFHPKLALPHTVTLTFHPKPALPHTITPTFHPRLALPHTVTLTFHPRPALPHTVTSTSHPKPALPHTITLTFHPRPALPHTVTLTFHPRPALPHTVTPTFHASQVITSSSVNDC